From Pontibacter actiniarum, a single genomic window includes:
- a CDS encoding DUF4199 domain-containing protein produces MEKTGLKYGLLTAAALIAYFMLMRVFGLADVIELRFLNGVIMAFGVVLAIKGYKERMHGKIGYFKGLATGIITAVVGTTLFAAFMVVYVKLGGEALIETLSAERYFGERVVATPGVVIFSVLMLEGVISGFMIAFIAMQYFKQREHKVPGGPS; encoded by the coding sequence ATGGAAAAGACAGGCCTCAAGTACGGCCTTTTAACGGCTGCTGCACTGATCGCCTATTTTATGCTGATGCGGGTGTTCGGCCTGGCAGATGTGATCGAACTGCGCTTTTTGAATGGCGTGATTATGGCTTTCGGTGTAGTATTGGCCATCAAAGGCTACAAAGAACGCATGCACGGCAAAATCGGCTACTTTAAAGGGCTCGCGACAGGCATCATCACGGCTGTAGTCGGAACCACGCTATTCGCTGCCTTTATGGTGGTATATGTAAAGCTGGGAGGGGAGGCCCTTATCGAAACGCTCTCTGCCGAGCGGTATTTCGGAGAGCGTGTTGTGGCCACGCCGGGTGTCGTTATCTTCTCTGTGCTTATGCTGGAGGGGGTGATCTCAGGCTTTATGATTGCCTTTATTGCCATGCAGTACTTTAAGCAGCGCGAACACAAGGTGCCGGGCGGGCCTTCGTAG
- a CDS encoding ABC-F family ATP-binding cassette domain-containing protein, whose product MISTNNVSLSYGKRTLFEDVTIKFTPGNCYGLIGANGAGKSTFLKILSGEIDPNTGTVEKPANARLAVLKQNHFEYDEYPALQTVIMGHKRLWSIMEEKDAIYAKPDFNEEDGLRAAELEGEFADMEGWNAEYEAAELLSGLGISEDLHHTLMKDLGGSEKVRVLLAQSLFGNPDILLLDEPTNHLDAESIMWLENFLDNFANTVIVVSHDRHFLDAVCTHVADIDFGKIKMFAGNYGFWYQSSQLALKQRADANKKTEDKRKELEEFIRRFSANASKSKQATSRAKLLEKLTVEDIQPSSRKYPYIAFKPEREAGNQILNVENLSKSVDGQPIFTDISFMVDKGDKIAVIGRNDIAASTLFKILFDEEKADSGEFKWGTTITSSFFPKDNQEFFDTDLNLVDWLRQFSVEKDESFIRGFLGRMLFSGEESLKKANVLSGGEKVRCMFSRMMLQSGNALVFDEPTNHLDLESITALNNSLQDFDGTILFSSHDLQFVDTIANRIIELTPNGIIDKRMSYEEYLSDEGIKELRKKMYATAVV is encoded by the coding sequence ATGATCAGTACGAACAATGTCAGCCTGTCCTACGGCAAGCGCACATTATTTGAAGATGTTACCATCAAGTTCACTCCCGGCAACTGCTACGGCCTTATCGGGGCCAACGGCGCGGGCAAGTCAACTTTCCTGAAGATACTTTCTGGCGAAATAGACCCAAACACCGGCACGGTGGAGAAACCAGCCAACGCGCGCCTGGCCGTGCTGAAGCAGAACCATTTTGAGTACGATGAGTATCCTGCCCTCCAGACGGTGATCATGGGCCACAAGCGCCTGTGGAGCATCATGGAGGAAAAGGACGCGATTTATGCCAAGCCAGACTTTAATGAGGAGGACGGCCTGCGCGCCGCCGAGCTGGAAGGTGAGTTTGCCGACATGGAGGGCTGGAACGCCGAATACGAGGCAGCCGAGCTCCTGAGCGGTCTTGGCATCAGCGAGGACCTGCACCACACCCTAATGAAGGATTTGGGCGGTAGCGAGAAGGTACGCGTGCTCCTGGCGCAGTCGCTGTTCGGTAACCCGGATATCCTGCTGCTCGATGAGCCCACCAACCACCTGGATGCGGAATCGATCATGTGGCTGGAGAACTTCCTCGATAACTTTGCCAACACCGTAATTGTGGTGTCGCACGACCGCCACTTCCTCGATGCTGTTTGTACGCACGTGGCCGATATCGACTTTGGCAAGATTAAAATGTTTGCCGGTAACTATGGCTTCTGGTACCAATCGAGCCAGCTGGCTCTGAAACAGCGCGCAGACGCCAATAAGAAAACGGAAGACAAGCGTAAGGAGCTGGAGGAGTTTATCCGCCGCTTCAGCGCCAATGCTTCCAAGTCGAAGCAAGCTACCTCTCGTGCCAAGTTACTGGAGAAGCTTACCGTGGAGGACATCCAACCGTCTTCGCGTAAGTATCCGTATATCGCTTTTAAACCAGAGCGTGAGGCCGGCAACCAGATCCTGAACGTTGAGAACCTGAGCAAGTCAGTGGACGGGCAGCCGATCTTTACCGATATCAGCTTTATGGTGGACAAAGGAGATAAAATCGCCGTGATTGGCCGTAATGATATCGCAGCCTCTACCCTCTTCAAGATTTTGTTTGACGAGGAAAAGGCCGACAGCGGTGAGTTTAAGTGGGGTACCACCATCACCTCTTCTTTCTTTCCGAAGGATAACCAGGAGTTTTTCGACACAGACCTGAATCTGGTGGACTGGCTCCGTCAGTTCTCCGTAGAGAAAGACGAAAGCTTTATCCGTGGCTTCCTGGGCCGTATGCTGTTTTCCGGGGAAGAGTCACTGAAGAAAGCAAACGTGTTGTCAGGTGGCGAGAAGGTTCGCTGCATGTTCTCTAGGATGATGCTTCAGTCAGGCAACGCCCTGGTGTTCGATGAGCCTACCAACCACCTGGACCTGGAGTCGATTACGGCCCTGAACAACTCGCTGCAGGATTTTGATGGCACTATTCTGTTTTCGTCGCACGACTTACAGTTTGTAGACACCATCGCAAACCGTATTATTGAGCTGACACCAAACGGGATTATTGACAAGCGCATGAGTTATGAGGAGTATCTGTCGGATGAGGGGATTAAAGAACTGCGCAAGAAAATGTATGCCACGGCAGTAGTTTAA
- a CDS encoding DUF4199 domain-containing protein, which produces MASKVSYQNISIKYGIFVGIAHMAFFLIMWAAGLTDVVELSFLSGIFLVIGIIMAISSYKRAKNGMIEYFKGLGIGATVGVVSSVLLALFLMLFVNLAAPDYLESLQASALFPESLSKLSLFVITIIYGTVPGLWIAFIAMQWFKRPDHTMPEQV; this is translated from the coding sequence ATGGCTTCAAAGGTTTCTTATCAGAACATCTCCATAAAGTACGGAATATTTGTCGGCATTGCCCACATGGCATTCTTTCTGATTATGTGGGCGGCAGGGCTAACAGATGTAGTTGAGCTCTCCTTCCTGAGCGGCATTTTCCTGGTGATAGGTATTATCATGGCTATTTCAAGCTATAAACGTGCCAAAAACGGCATGATAGAATACTTTAAAGGGCTCGGCATCGGGGCCACGGTGGGGGTAGTTTCCTCGGTACTGCTCGCGCTGTTTCTGATGCTGTTCGTAAACCTGGCTGCCCCGGATTACCTGGAGTCGCTGCAGGCAAGCGCACTGTTCCCGGAGAGTCTCTCCAAGCTGTCGCTCTTCGTTATTACGATTATATACGGCACGGTTCCCGGGCTGTGGATCGCCTTTATTGCCATGCAGTGGTTTAAGCGGCCAGACCATACCATGCCGGAACAAGTGTAA